In a genomic window of Leptolyngbya sp. SIO1E4:
- a CDS encoding bifunctional acetate--CoA ligase family protein/GNAT family N-acetyltransferase, producing MSLKPSLDPAYDILRSEQQPLSALFSPKTVAVIGATDRPGSVGRTLLWNLISNPFGGTVFPVNPKRTSVLGIRAYPSIQETPEQVDLAIIATPAATVPSIIQDCVEAGVQGAIVLSAGFKEIGAAGIALEQQIRDQLKRSSLRLIGPNCLGVMNPLTGLNATFASSMARPGNVGFISQSGALCTAVLDWSFQENVGFSAFVSIGSMLDVDWGDLIYYLGDDPRTQSIVIYMESIGNASSFLSAAREVALTKPIIVIKAGRTEAAAQAAASHTGTLAGSDAVLDAAFRRCGVLRVERISELFDLAEVLAKQNQRPQGPRLSIITNAGGPGVLATDALINTGGTLAELTEETVAALNEFLPKHWSHGNPIDILGDADPDRYTQTLDVAVQDPNSDGLLVVLTPQAMTDPTETAEKLKKYAQAADKPVLASWMGGAEVTSGETILNRASIATYRYPDAAARLFNFMWKYSYNLQGIYETPSLLPESEFGKTDRSQVETILNEAKAEGRTILTELESKQILSAYGIPTVESRTAATADEAVACAEDMGYPVVLKLVSKTITHKTDVGGVQLNLQSAAAVRQAYEGIATSVAEKAGPEHFQGVTVQPMVNLDKGYELIVGCSLDVQFGPVILFGTGGQLVEVFKDSAIALPPLNTTLARRLMEQTKIYKALQGVRGRQAADLGELEMLLVRFSQLVLEQRWIKEIDINPLLVSEASSRYPLLALDARIALHPADTDPGRIPRPAIRPYPLQYVMPWQLSDGTSVTVRPIRPEDEPLLVKFHRTLSEESVYFRYFHLMTLSHRIAHERLTRICFIDYDRDMALVVDKKDGVNGDHEVLAAARLSKLHGRNEAEFAMLVSDAYQKQGIGTKLLEQLVQVGRDEGLKCITAEILHENRAMQRVCEKVGFSLKRTPDFVKANITLNPST from the coding sequence TTCAAGAGACGCCGGAGCAAGTGGATCTGGCGATCATTGCTACCCCGGCAGCAACCGTTCCCAGCATCATTCAGGACTGCGTAGAAGCAGGGGTACAAGGGGCGATCGTCCTCTCTGCTGGCTTTAAAGAAATTGGGGCTGCAGGCATCGCCCTTGAGCAGCAAATTCGCGACCAGCTCAAGCGGAGTTCCCTACGCCTCATTGGCCCCAACTGTTTAGGGGTGATGAATCCGCTCACAGGGCTGAACGCCACCTTTGCCAGCAGCATGGCCCGCCCCGGCAATGTTGGATTCATTAGCCAGAGTGGTGCCCTATGCACCGCCGTGCTGGACTGGAGTTTTCAAGAAAACGTCGGTTTCAGTGCCTTTGTCTCCATCGGCTCCATGCTGGATGTGGACTGGGGCGATCTGATTTATTACCTCGGAGATGACCCGCGAACCCAAAGCATCGTCATCTATATGGAGTCTATTGGCAATGCCAGTTCCTTCTTGTCAGCCGCACGAGAAGTGGCCCTAACCAAGCCCATTATCGTCATTAAAGCGGGGCGTACAGAGGCGGCTGCCCAGGCTGCTGCCTCGCACACGGGCACCCTGGCTGGCAGCGATGCCGTTCTCGACGCCGCCTTCCGCCGCTGCGGTGTTTTGCGGGTAGAGCGCATTTCTGAACTGTTTGATTTGGCAGAGGTTTTAGCCAAGCAAAACCAACGTCCCCAAGGCCCTCGCCTGAGCATCATTACTAACGCCGGGGGGCCAGGGGTACTGGCAACGGATGCGTTGATTAATACAGGTGGCACCCTGGCTGAGCTGACGGAAGAAACCGTGGCTGCCCTGAATGAATTTTTACCCAAGCACTGGAGTCACGGAAACCCGATCGATATTTTGGGAGATGCCGATCCCGATCGCTATACCCAAACGCTGGATGTGGCAGTTCAAGACCCCAACAGTGATGGCTTATTGGTGGTGTTGACACCACAGGCGATGACCGATCCCACAGAAACGGCTGAGAAGCTTAAAAAATATGCCCAAGCTGCCGATAAGCCAGTCTTAGCCAGCTGGATGGGGGGGGCTGAGGTAACCAGTGGCGAAACCATTCTCAACCGAGCTAGCATTGCCACCTATCGCTACCCTGATGCAGCAGCGCGGCTGTTCAACTTCATGTGGAAGTACAGCTATAACCTCCAGGGCATCTACGAAACCCCTTCCCTGCTGCCAGAATCTGAGTTTGGCAAGACCGATCGCTCCCAAGTTGAAACCATTTTGAACGAGGCTAAAGCTGAGGGGCGCACCATCCTCACCGAGTTGGAATCTAAACAGATTCTGAGTGCCTATGGCATTCCCACCGTGGAGTCTCGCACCGCTGCAACCGCAGACGAGGCCGTTGCCTGTGCAGAAGACATGGGCTATCCGGTGGTGTTAAAACTGGTCTCTAAAACGATCACCCACAAGACGGATGTGGGCGGCGTGCAGCTCAATTTGCAGAGTGCAGCAGCCGTGCGCCAAGCCTATGAAGGAATCGCGACCTCGGTAGCCGAAAAAGCAGGGCCTGAACATTTTCAGGGCGTCACCGTACAGCCCATGGTCAACCTAGACAAAGGCTACGAGCTGATCGTCGGCTGCAGTCTGGATGTTCAGTTTGGCCCAGTCATCTTGTTTGGCACTGGCGGCCAGCTCGTAGAGGTGTTTAAGGACAGCGCGATCGCTTTGCCCCCCCTCAATACAACCCTGGCCCGTCGCCTGATGGAGCAAACTAAAATCTACAAAGCCCTGCAGGGGGTGAGGGGGCGTCAGGCCGCTGATTTAGGTGAACTAGAAATGTTGCTGGTTCGCTTCAGTCAGCTGGTGCTAGAGCAACGGTGGATCAAAGAAATTGACATCAACCCGCTGCTGGTTTCAGAAGCCAGCAGTCGTTATCCGCTCCTGGCGCTAGATGCCCGTATCGCACTTCATCCGGCTGATACTGATCCAGGCAGGATTCCAAGACCGGCGATTCGCCCTTATCCTTTGCAGTATGTGATGCCCTGGCAACTCAGCGATGGCACCTCTGTCACTGTGCGCCCCATCCGCCCTGAGGATGAACCCCTGTTAGTCAAGTTCCACCGCACTCTGTCTGAGGAGAGCGTTTATTTCCGCTATTTCCATTTGATGACCCTGAGCCATCGCATTGCCCATGAACGCCTAACGCGCATTTGCTTCATTGACTATGACCGGGACATGGCCCTGGTGGTAGACAAAAAAGACGGCGTCAATGGCGACCATGAAGTTTTAGCGGCAGCTCGTTTGAGTAAATTACATGGGCGGAATGAGGCAGAATTTGCCATGCTGGTGAGCGATGCTTACCAAAAACAGGGCATTGGCACAAAACTGCTAGAACAGCTGGTGCAGGTTGGCCGCGATGAGGGGTTGAAATGCATTACGGCAGAGATATTGCATGAAAATCGAGCAATGCAGCGGGTCTGTGAGAAAGTTGGCTTCAGCCTGAAGCGCACTCCTGATTTTGTGAAAGCCAACATTACCTTGAATCCCTCGACGTAA
- a CDS encoding transposase, producing MPRRKRELAPGYYCHLYDRSNHHQAIFFERANYLYFLKQFRYYLMGQTMHAIAYCWMPNHYHFLIYLRDDSLSAAMQKFSLSYANAINRRYSRCGSLFQGRFQTIRVDSNEYLLSLTRYLHLNPVKAQLVLHPEEWESSRHREYVNLHQETLPKLDMVRPWAGTAQTYQTSVEALAENPQQPIQQFMLG from the coding sequence GTGCCACGACGCAAGCGAGAACTGGCACCGGGATATTATTGCCACCTCTACGACCGTAGCAATCATCACCAAGCAATTTTCTTCGAACGCGCCAATTATTTGTATTTCCTCAAGCAGTTTCGCTACTACCTGATGGGTCAGACGATGCATGCGATCGCATATTGCTGGATGCCCAACCACTATCATTTTTTGATTTATCTGCGCGATGATTCTCTATCAGCAGCAATGCAGAAGTTTAGCTTGTCCTATGCCAACGCAATTAATCGGCGGTATAGTCGGTGCGGCTCACTATTTCAGGGGAGGTTTCAGACTATTCGTGTCGATAGCAATGAATACTTGTTGAGTTTGACTCGCTATCTTCATCTCAATCCGGTGAAGGCTCAGCTGGTGCTGCATCCTGAAGAATGGGAGTCCTCTCGCCATCGCGAGTATGTCAACTTACATCAAGAGACGTTACCCAAATTGGATATGGTCCGTCCGTGGGCAGGGACAGCGCAGACATATCAAACTTCTGTTGAAGCTTTGGCAGAGAACCCCCAGCAACCTATTCAGCAATTTATGTTGGGTTAA
- the chrA gene encoding chromate efflux transporter: MTSSTPPLPTPPLPDRLRELVQLFGRLGVLGFGGPQAHIAMQNDEAVVRRQWLTQEQFSDGLAVCEMLPGPASTQLGIYLGYIRAGQLGALVAGIAFIAPAFLIVVALSWAYFSFQALPQLDAIFFGISPVMIAIILGFCWKLGKKSIHDWIGVAIAIAVGLAVGLGNLSPLIAFILAGIVGLWPYRPRQSGSPQALWLPLGLMAGMPLATTSVEVLTLSSLWGVERISAYFWPLLSFFLKVGTFIFGGGLVIIPLLEFEVVDNLHWLTRTEFLNGIAIGQLSPGPVVLTAAFVGFKVAGILGAFVASVGIFTPSFLFIMAGAPILLRLRQNPWVKAFLSGVRPGVLGAIAVAAIPLAQTAIVAQPAWWLSTIAGGIAIGALLGLIRWKVPTWQLVLAGGLLGLVMGAIPGSGLAG, from the coding sequence ATGACATCTTCCACGCCTCCGTTGCCAACTCCCCCATTGCCCGATCGCTTACGTGAGTTAGTCCAGCTATTTGGCCGCTTGGGGGTTTTAGGATTTGGCGGCCCCCAAGCGCATATTGCCATGCAAAATGACGAGGCTGTAGTGCGCCGCCAGTGGTTGACTCAAGAGCAATTCAGCGATGGTTTGGCTGTCTGTGAAATGTTGCCAGGGCCAGCTTCAACTCAATTGGGAATTTATCTGGGCTATATTCGGGCCGGGCAGCTCGGTGCCCTTGTGGCCGGTATTGCCTTTATTGCACCAGCGTTTTTAATTGTGGTGGCGCTGTCTTGGGCGTACTTTTCTTTTCAAGCCCTGCCTCAACTTGACGCTATCTTCTTTGGCATTTCGCCTGTCATGATTGCCATCATTCTCGGGTTTTGCTGGAAGCTAGGCAAAAAATCAATCCACGATTGGATCGGGGTGGCGATCGCGATCGCGGTGGGGCTGGCGGTGGGGTTGGGTAACCTGAGTCCCTTAATTGCCTTCATTTTGGCTGGGATAGTTGGATTATGGCCCTACCGACCCCGTCAGTCAGGCTCACCCCAGGCCCTCTGGCTACCTCTGGGCCTGATGGCCGGGATGCCTTTGGCGACTACGTCGGTTGAGGTGCTGACTCTCTCTAGCCTCTGGGGGGTAGAGCGGATCTCAGCCTATTTTTGGCCTTTACTGAGCTTCTTTTTGAAGGTGGGGACCTTCATCTTTGGAGGCGGGTTGGTGATTATTCCCTTGCTGGAGTTCGAGGTGGTCGACAATCTGCACTGGCTCACCCGAACTGAGTTTCTCAATGGCATCGCGATCGGACAGCTCAGCCCTGGCCCTGTTGTGTTGACTGCCGCGTTTGTGGGGTTTAAGGTGGCGGGCATTTTAGGGGCCTTTGTCGCCAGTGTTGGTATCTTTACGCCGTCATTTTTGTTCATTATGGCGGGGGCGCCTATCTTGCTCCGACTGCGTCAAAATCCTTGGGTTAAAGCGTTTCTTTCAGGGGTGCGTCCGGGGGTGTTAGGGGCCATTGCGGTCGCAGCGATTCCCCTGGCTCAGACGGCGATTGTGGCGCAGCCCGCCTGGTGGCTATCGACCATTGCGGGGGGGATCGCGATCGGGGCGCTGCTAGGGCTGATTCGTTGGAAAGTGCCTACCTGGCAGCTGGTACTGGCAGGGGGTTTACTTGGGCTCGTGATGGGTGCGATCCCTGGCAGTGGGCTAGCTGGTTAG
- a CDS encoding LysR family transcriptional regulator → MFHATLHQLKVFEATARHGSFTRAAEELYLTQPTVSIQVKQLTKAVGLPLFEQIGKRLYLTQAGQQLLETCQRVFEGLEQFEMAVADLKGMKQGQLKLAVITTAKYFVPRLLGPFCQRFPGIDISLKVTNHQHIQERMVNNDDDLYIISQTPEQPDLKIHPFLENPLVVIAPKNHPLVGKTNIPIEALNGEPFIMREPGSGTRQAVQSLLDEHGVEVKVRLELGSNEAIKQAIAGGLGISVLSVHTIISEGTSGEFAILDVEHFPIERHWYVANLAGKQLSVVAETFLQYLLEESNKMAEKLLPGIRQATPKLDNGKEPVLSQTTPH, encoded by the coding sequence TTGTTTCATGCAACGCTTCACCAGCTCAAGGTTTTTGAAGCCACTGCCCGTCACGGGAGTTTTACTCGCGCTGCAGAAGAGCTTTACTTAACCCAGCCAACCGTTTCAATTCAGGTTAAGCAGCTAACGAAAGCAGTTGGCTTACCCTTGTTTGAGCAGATCGGCAAGCGGCTTTATCTGACTCAAGCCGGACAGCAACTCTTAGAGACTTGTCAGCGTGTCTTTGAAGGGTTAGAGCAGTTCGAGATGGCCGTTGCCGATCTAAAAGGCATGAAGCAGGGGCAGCTCAAGCTAGCAGTCATCACGACCGCCAAATATTTTGTGCCCAGGCTGTTGGGGCCATTTTGCCAGCGGTTTCCCGGCATCGATATTTCGCTGAAGGTCACTAACCACCAACATATTCAAGAGCGCATGGTCAACAACGATGATGATTTGTACATCATCAGTCAGACCCCTGAGCAGCCCGATTTAAAAATTCATCCTTTTCTAGAAAATCCGCTGGTCGTGATTGCCCCTAAAAATCATCCTCTGGTGGGCAAAACGAATATTCCTATTGAGGCGCTTAATGGGGAGCCGTTCATTATGCGTGAGCCTGGATCAGGGACACGCCAAGCGGTTCAAAGTTTATTAGACGAGCATGGGGTAGAAGTCAAAGTTCGCCTAGAGCTCGGGAGTAACGAAGCGATTAAGCAGGCGATCGCAGGGGGCTTAGGCATTTCTGTGTTGTCTGTACATACCATCATTTCAGAGGGCACCTCTGGGGAGTTTGCCATCTTAGATGTCGAGCACTTCCCGATCGAGCGCCATTGGTATGTGGCCAACTTAGCGGGCAAGCAGCTCTCTGTTGTGGCTGAAACATTTCTGCAGTATTTGCTTGAAGAGAGCAACAAAATGGCAGAAAAGCTTCTCCCCGGCATCCGCCAAGCAACGCCAAAGCTGGATAACGGCAAGGAACCTGTCTTATCTCAGACGACTCCCCACTAG
- the accC gene encoding acetyl-CoA carboxylase biotin carboxylase subunit has protein sequence MRFSKVLIANRGEIALRILRTCEEMGIATVAVHSTVDRHALHVQLADEAVCIGEAPSSKSYLNIPNIIAAALTRGAEAVHPGYGFLAENARFAEICADHNLVFIGPTPEAMLSMGDKSTAKATMQRVGVPTIPGSAGLLTDENEAKAIAQHIGYPVIIKATAGGGGRGMRLVRDPNELTKLFLSAQGEAEAAFGNPGLYLEKFIEKPRHVEFQILADSHGNVLHLGERDCSIQRRHQKLLEEAPSPALNPDLRRKMGEAAVNAAKSINYVGAGTVEFLVDGHGDFYFMEMNTRIQVEHPVTEMITGLDLIAEQIRIARGDRLSLTQDQIKLQGHAIECRINAEDPSHNFRPAPGRINGYLPPGGPGVRIDSHVYTDYEIPPYYDSLVGKLIVWGPDRPTAIQRMKRALRECAITGLPTTISFHQMVLENPQFLSGEIYTNFVNQLLNL, from the coding sequence ATGCGCTTTTCCAAAGTCTTGATCGCAAACCGTGGGGAAATTGCGCTCCGTATTCTCCGAACCTGTGAGGAGATGGGGATTGCCACCGTTGCGGTTCATTCCACTGTGGATCGCCATGCGCTGCATGTCCAATTGGCTGATGAGGCGGTCTGTATCGGTGAGGCCCCCAGCAGCAAAAGTTATCTCAACATCCCTAATATTATTGCGGCAGCCCTGACACGGGGGGCAGAGGCCGTTCACCCAGGCTATGGTTTCCTGGCAGAAAATGCGCGCTTTGCAGAAATTTGTGCTGATCACAATCTTGTTTTCATTGGGCCCACCCCTGAAGCGATGCTCTCCATGGGAGACAAGTCCACTGCCAAAGCCACGATGCAGCGGGTGGGTGTGCCGACGATTCCTGGCAGCGCAGGGCTACTGACCGATGAAAACGAGGCCAAGGCGATCGCCCAGCACATTGGCTACCCTGTCATTATTAAGGCCACAGCCGGGGGGGGCGGGCGAGGCATGCGCCTGGTGCGTGACCCCAACGAGCTAACCAAGCTGTTTTTATCAGCCCAAGGGGAGGCAGAAGCTGCCTTCGGAAATCCTGGCCTGTACTTAGAAAAATTTATTGAAAAGCCCCGTCACGTTGAATTTCAGATTCTTGCAGACAGCCATGGCAACGTCCTTCACTTAGGCGAGCGAGACTGTTCAATTCAGCGTCGCCATCAGAAGCTGTTAGAAGAAGCCCCCAGCCCAGCTCTGAATCCTGATCTGCGGCGCAAAATGGGTGAGGCAGCGGTGAACGCAGCTAAGTCTATCAACTACGTGGGGGCCGGAACGGTTGAGTTTCTGGTCGATGGTCACGGAGATTTCTACTTTATGGAAATGAACACGCGTATCCAGGTAGAACATCCCGTGACCGAGATGATCACCGGGCTAGATCTAATCGCAGAACAAATTCGGATTGCTCGGGGCGATCGCTTATCCCTCACCCAAGATCAGATCAAGCTGCAGGGGCACGCCATTGAATGTCGCATTAATGCAGAAGATCCAAGCCATAACTTTCGTCCCGCCCCAGGTCGCATTAATGGCTATTTACCTCCGGGCGGCCCCGGTGTCCGCATCGATTCCCACGTCTACACAGACTACGAAATTCCCCCCTACTATGACTCCCTGGTGGGTAAGCTGATCGTGTGGGGGCCTGACCGTCCAACCGCCATCCAGCGGATGAAACGGGCACTAAGAGAGTGCGCCATCACCGGGCTGCCCACAACGATTTCCTTTCATCAGATGGTGCTCGAAAACCCTCAATTTCTATCCGGGGAAATCTACACTAATTTCGTCAATCAGCTACTGAACCTGTAG
- a CDS encoding alpha/beta hydrolase: MLKFQPPGFEQRVTETPLGVMAYYTQTAEAPWNTPASSPDQGTLVCLHSLGGGSSAYEWSKVYGALAADYRIVAPDLVGWGQSAHPARSYRTEDYWGMITHLIQTVVTPPAIVAATSLTAGVVVRLAIHCPDLFKALFLVSPSGNDDFGVGYPFSLPAVLASTPGIDRLIYQLGAANEIAVTQFLSNFLFAKPARITPEIVQAYLRGTQQPHAEYSALASLRGEVCFDLSRYIGQLTIPTTIVVGEASRFNRPGKTKRLAALNPDAIQAVHVVPDVGVLPHVEQPAVVVGLLRAFLRGTTGSVAD, translated from the coding sequence ATGCTGAAATTTCAACCGCCTGGCTTTGAGCAACGGGTGACAGAGACCCCGTTAGGGGTGATGGCTTACTACACCCAGACGGCAGAAGCTCCCTGGAATACGCCTGCAAGCAGCCCTGATCAGGGAACGCTGGTTTGTCTGCATAGTTTGGGGGGCGGCTCTTCTGCCTATGAGTGGTCGAAGGTGTATGGGGCGCTGGCTGCAGACTACCGCATTGTGGCACCCGATTTGGTGGGCTGGGGGCAGTCAGCTCACCCAGCTCGCAGCTATCGGACCGAAGATTATTGGGGGATGATTACCCATCTCATTCAAACGGTGGTGACGCCACCGGCTATCGTGGCGGCCACGTCTTTGACGGCGGGGGTTGTGGTTCGCCTTGCCATTCATTGTCCTGATTTGTTTAAAGCCCTGTTTTTAGTTTCCCCCTCGGGCAACGATGATTTTGGGGTGGGGTATCCTTTCAGTCTCCCGGCGGTATTAGCAAGCACCCCTGGCATTGATCGCCTCATTTATCAGCTTGGTGCGGCCAATGAAATCGCAGTGACCCAATTTCTCTCCAACTTTTTGTTTGCCAAACCAGCGCGCATCACCCCTGAAATTGTGCAAGCCTATCTCAGGGGTACCCAGCAGCCCCATGCTGAATATTCTGCTCTGGCTTCGCTGCGGGGCGAGGTTTGTTTTGACCTGAGCCGCTACATCGGTCAACTCACGATTCCGACGACGATAGTTGTTGGCGAGGCGTCTCGGTTTAACCGCCCGGGCAAAACAAAACGGCTGGCGGCACTTAATCCTGATGCCATTCAGGCTGTCCATGTTGTCCCAGATGTGGGCGTTTTACCCCATGTCGAGCAACCTGCTGTTGTCGTGGGCTTATTGAGGGCCTTTCTTAGGGGAACTACAGGTTCAGTAGCTGATTGA
- the trmFO gene encoding FADH(2)-oxidizing methylenetetrahydrofolate--tRNA-(uracil(54)-C(5))-methyltransferase TrmFO: protein MEPIHVIGGGLAGTEATWQIAQAGVPVVLHEMRPVKQSPAHHSEQLAELVCSNSFGAQSSDRASGLLHEELRRLGSVVIGKADQHRVPAGGALAVDRAIFSRDLTETLAGHPLIELRRDEVTRIPETGIAVLTTGPLTSDTMSEALQRFTGQAYMSFFDAASPIILGESINREVAFMASRYDRGEAAYLNCPMNRAQYLHFWQQLSTAEQAELKDFERETAKFFEACLPIEEMARRGEDTMRYGPLKPVGLFDARLGDFKDPANKAKKPYAVVQLRQEDSAGQLWNMVGFQTNLRWGEQTRVFRLIPGLETAEFVRMGVMHRNTFINSPELLGTTLQFHKRPTLLAAGQLVGTESYTAASAGGWLAGTNAARLALGQAPVTLPVTTMMGALFDFISSAEPKHFQPMPPNFGILPALPEGVRNKRERYGRYRDRALADLTTWAAQTKISLQTGAFSSSPTTPQALACTVP from the coding sequence ATGGAACCGATTCATGTCATAGGCGGTGGACTGGCTGGTACAGAAGCCACCTGGCAAATTGCTCAGGCTGGGGTGCCGGTCGTTCTGCACGAAATGCGCCCCGTTAAACAGTCTCCAGCTCACCATTCAGAGCAGTTGGCAGAGTTGGTGTGTAGTAACTCTTTTGGGGCTCAGTCTAGCGATCGCGCCTCTGGGCTGCTCCATGAAGAACTGCGACGACTGGGATCTGTCGTGATCGGTAAGGCCGATCAGCATCGGGTCCCTGCAGGGGGCGCGTTAGCAGTAGATCGGGCTATTTTTAGCCGTGATCTGACAGAAACCCTTGCCGGTCACCCTCTGATTGAGCTGCGGCGTGATGAGGTTACTCGCATTCCTGAAACAGGTATTGCCGTACTCACCACTGGCCCCCTCACGAGTGATACTATGTCTGAAGCCCTGCAGCGCTTCACTGGCCAGGCTTATATGAGCTTCTTTGACGCAGCTAGCCCGATTATCTTGGGAGAGAGCATCAACCGGGAAGTTGCCTTTATGGCCTCTCGCTACGATCGCGGCGAAGCCGCTTACCTTAACTGCCCCATGAATCGGGCGCAGTACCTGCACTTTTGGCAACAGCTGAGCACTGCAGAACAGGCTGAACTCAAGGATTTTGAACGCGAAACCGCGAAGTTTTTTGAAGCCTGCTTGCCGATTGAGGAAATGGCCCGGCGGGGAGAAGACACCATGCGCTACGGCCCCTTAAAACCCGTTGGTCTCTTTGATGCCCGCTTAGGAGACTTCAAAGACCCGGCTAATAAGGCCAAAAAGCCCTACGCCGTTGTGCAACTGCGCCAGGAAGACAGTGCTGGCCAGCTTTGGAACATGGTCGGCTTCCAGACAAATTTACGGTGGGGCGAACAGACGCGTGTGTTCCGGTTAATCCCGGGGCTAGAGACCGCAGAGTTTGTTCGCATGGGGGTCATGCATCGCAATACCTTCATCAACTCTCCAGAGCTGTTGGGAACGACCCTGCAATTTCATAAACGCCCGACGCTGCTAGCAGCCGGGCAACTGGTGGGTACTGAGAGCTACACAGCCGCATCTGCAGGGGGCTGGCTAGCTGGCACCAACGCTGCCAGATTGGCCCTGGGTCAAGCACCTGTTACTTTGCCAGTTACCACGATGATGGGCGCTTTGTTTGACTTCATTAGCTCCGCTGAACCCAAACATTTTCAGCCCATGCCTCCTAACTTCGGTATTTTGCCCGCACTGCCTGAGGGGGTTCGCAACAAGCGAGAACGATATGGTCGCTATCGCGATCGTGCCCTTGCAGATCTCACTACCTGGGCAGCGCAGACTAAAATTTCCCTTCAAACAGGCGCTTTTTCATCTTCCCCCACGACCCCACAGGCGCTTGCTTGCACAGTACCCTAA